Proteins encoded by one window of Gammaproteobacteria bacterium:
- a CDS encoding phosphoadenylyl-sulfate reductase yields MSDAVEITDDERAEIDSQIAHLNSLYGPLSPEERVQQLYKDFMEDEVMLTSSFATNSAFLLHLFSQAAPHQKVIFIDTGYHFQDTLLYKEELTELYNLKVEDVRAEKWKYEFTLKDETWKTDQDLCCSINKVEPLQEVKEKYSVWVSGLMRWQTEHRASLDVFEYRGGIIKFYPLIDVTKQQRDNYIRDHKLPFHPMVAKGFSSVGCTHCTRQGDDRSGRWVDTTKSECGLHTR; encoded by the coding sequence ATGAGTGATGCAGTAGAGATAACAGACGATGAGCGGGCCGAGATTGATTCTCAAATTGCCCACCTGAACAGCTTGTATGGGCCATTGTCGCCCGAAGAACGTGTGCAGCAACTCTATAAAGATTTTATGGAAGATGAGGTGATGCTCACCTCATCTTTTGCTACTAATTCGGCCTTTTTACTGCATCTTTTTTCTCAAGCAGCACCACACCAAAAAGTGATTTTTATTGATACCGGTTATCACTTCCAGGATACCCTGCTCTACAAAGAGGAGTTAACTGAACTCTACAACCTTAAGGTTGAGGATGTGCGTGCTGAGAAGTGGAAGTATGAGTTCACGCTCAAAGATGAGACCTGGAAAACCGATCAGGATCTCTGCTGTAGCATTAATAAGGTAGAGCCGCTACAAGAGGTAAAAGAGAAGTACAGTGTCTGGGTTTCCGGGTTGATGCGCTGGCAAACAGAGCACCGCGCCTCGCTTGATGTATTTGAGTACCGAGGTGGCATTATCAAGTTTTATCCGTTGATTGATGTGACCAAGCAGCAGCGTGATAACTACATCCGCGACCACAAACTCCCTTTCCACCCAATGGTTGCCAAGGGCTTCTCTTCGGTAGGCTGCACCCACTGCACCCGCCAGGGTGATGACCGTTCGGGGCGCTGGGTAGATACCACTAAATCTGAATGCGGCCTGCATACCCGCTGA
- a CDS encoding multidrug efflux SMR transporter: MSWFYLVIAGLFEVGFASTLKLTEGFTRLWPSVIFFICIIASFHFLEKSLAEIPIGTAYAVWTGIGIVGTVMVGILFFKEPLTLWRIFFLVTLIGSIVGLKFASSH; this comes from the coding sequence ATGAGTTGGTTTTACCTCGTTATTGCCGGTCTGTTTGAGGTGGGCTTTGCCAGTACTTTAAAATTGACAGAAGGCTTTACGCGGCTGTGGCCCTCAGTGATCTTCTTCATCTGTATTATTGCCAGCTTCCACTTTCTTGAAAAATCGTTAGCTGAGATCCCCATTGGAACGGCCTATGCGGTTTGGACCGGGATCGGAATTGTGGGAACCGTGATGGTTGGTATCCTCTTTTTCAAAGAGCCATTAACGTTGTGGAGAATATTTTTTCTGGTGACGTTGATTGGCTCTATTGTTGGGTTAAAGTTTGCTTCAAGCCATTGA
- a CDS encoding arylesterase, whose product MTIPYRLQRSIQLLMLFTLLWFSANLLAAPQPTLLVLGDSLSAAHGIDEAAGWVALLQQRLTHDNRPYQVVNISISGETSQGGLSRLPTALEQYQPQLLILALGANDGLRGSSLKQLKKNLEAMIQLAQQQNSQLLLVGMRLPPNYGVLFNQKFHAIYHQLAQQYALPLVPFLLEKMAHNNALFQADGLHPRREAQPLLLEAVWPQLEPLL is encoded by the coding sequence ATGACAATTCCGTACCGGCTACAACGTAGCATTCAACTGCTCATGCTTTTCACCCTGCTGTGGTTCTCAGCCAACCTGTTGGCCGCACCCCAACCCACGCTGTTGGTACTGGGTGATAGCCTCAGTGCCGCTCATGGTATCGATGAGGCTGCGGGCTGGGTGGCACTGCTCCAGCAACGGCTGACCCATGATAACCGCCCCTATCAAGTGGTCAACATCAGCATCAGTGGCGAGACCAGCCAGGGTGGCCTTAGTCGCCTGCCTACGGCACTGGAGCAGTATCAGCCACAATTGTTGATTCTGGCCCTGGGTGCAAATGATGGCTTGCGCGGCAGCTCTCTTAAGCAGTTAAAGAAAAATCTTGAGGCGATGATTCAACTCGCCCAGCAACAAAATAGTCAGCTGTTATTGGTTGGTATGCGGTTGCCACCTAACTATGGCGTGCTATTCAACCAAAAGTTCCATGCCATCTACCATCAACTTGCCCAGCAATATGCACTACCACTGGTGCCTTTTTTACTTGAAAAAATGGCACATAACAACGCCCTTTTTCAAGCCGATGGCCTGCACCCCCGCAGAGAGGCACAGCCGCTGCTGCTGGAGGCAGTATGGCCACAGCTCGAGCCGCTGTTATAG
- a CDS encoding ABC transporter ATP-binding protein, which translates to MTHSILKTQALGKRVNSPEGELVLLERVEMHVAAGETVAVVGASGSGKSTLLGLLAGLDEPSEGEVFIAGQALFELDEDGRAALRAAKLGFVFQNFQLLDNLTALENVMLPLELAGRKNAQEYAKEVLAKVELAHRLHHYPKQLSGGEQQRVAIARAFAPNPALMLADEPTGNLDSATGERIIDLLFQLNSEQQTTLVLVTHDRGLAQRCQRRLELHQGQLRELS; encoded by the coding sequence ATGACACATAGCATATTGAAAACCCAGGCATTGGGGAAGCGCGTTAACAGCCCCGAAGGTGAGTTGGTGCTGTTAGAGCGTGTCGAGATGCATGTAGCAGCGGGTGAAACAGTGGCAGTGGTGGGTGCCTCCGGCTCTGGTAAATCAACATTGCTGGGGCTGCTGGCGGGCCTGGATGAACCCAGTGAAGGCGAAGTGTTTATCGCGGGTCAGGCGCTGTTTGAGTTGGATGAGGATGGTCGCGCCGCACTGCGTGCCGCCAAGCTAGGCTTTGTTTTCCAGAACTTTCAGCTGCTGGATAACCTGACAGCGCTGGAAAATGTGATGTTGCCGCTGGAGCTGGCAGGCCGAAAAAATGCTCAAGAGTATGCCAAAGAGGTGCTGGCTAAAGTTGAGCTGGCTCATCGGTTACACCACTACCCCAAACAACTCTCGGGGGGCGAACAGCAGCGCGTTGCCATTGCCCGTGCCTTTGCGCCCAACCCAGCACTGATGCTGGCGGATGAGCCGACCGGCAACCTGGACAGCGCCACCGGCGAACGAATTATCGACCTGCTGTTTCAGCTCAACAGCGAACAACAGACCACCTTGGTGCTGGTCACCCACGACAGAGGACTTGCCCAGCGCTGCCAACGGCGACTGGAGCTTCATCAAGGACAGCTAAGGGAACTCTCATGA
- a CDS encoding MATE family efflux transporter yields the protein MPSPALLHHRPILRLALPLMLSNLSIPLLGLVDTAVVGHLEHAYYLGAVALGALIFSFLFWGFGFLRMGTTGLIAQAFGEENNHEIHATLVRASLLALLFSLLILLLQYPIGQLAFYLLDGSHPVEHYAQQYFTLRIWSAPATLLNYVLIGWMLGMQNVRGPLVMLLVTNLTNIVLDLWFVVGLGMTVDGVAIASVIAEYIGCAVGIVLTFQLLKQHPAQWQWEQILKRHKLRQLVTLNSNIMLRTLCLIFTLAFFTAQGAKMGDLILAANAILINFQTLMAYALDGFAHAAEALVGRAIGKCDRRALKRAIYTAAFWSLGFALLFVAFYALAGQWMIDQLSDIEAVRSVANEYLIWSIFMPLVAVWGYLFDGIFIGATRAREMRNTMLASTLLVFFPAWWLLQPWGNHGLWAALMLFMVARGAAMAWSFRRLTRRGVIPL from the coding sequence ATGCCTAGCCCCGCTCTGCTGCACCATCGCCCGATATTGCGCCTTGCGCTGCCGCTGATGCTCTCTAATCTCTCGATTCCATTGCTGGGGCTGGTAGATACTGCGGTGGTGGGGCATCTCGAACACGCCTACTATCTCGGTGCCGTCGCATTGGGTGCGTTAATATTCTCTTTTCTCTTCTGGGGCTTTGGCTTTCTACGCATGGGCACCACTGGGCTAATTGCACAGGCGTTTGGTGAGGAGAATAACCATGAAATACACGCCACGCTGGTACGGGCAAGCCTGTTAGCCCTACTCTTTTCGCTACTTATTTTATTATTGCAGTACCCCATTGGCCAGCTCGCCTTCTATCTACTTGATGGCAGCCACCCAGTCGAACACTACGCCCAGCAATATTTCACCCTTCGTATCTGGAGCGCGCCGGCGACGCTGCTCAACTATGTACTGATCGGCTGGATGCTCGGAATGCAGAATGTCCGCGGCCCACTGGTAATGTTACTGGTAACCAACCTCACCAATATCGTGCTTGACCTCTGGTTTGTGGTTGGCTTAGGCATGACTGTGGATGGTGTTGCCATCGCCTCAGTCATCGCAGAGTATATTGGCTGTGCGGTGGGTATTGTGTTGACCTTCCAACTGCTAAAACAGCACCCAGCCCAGTGGCAGTGGGAGCAGATTTTAAAGCGCCACAAGCTGCGTCAGCTGGTCACCCTGAACAGCAACATTATGCTGAGAACCCTCTGCTTAATCTTTACCCTCGCCTTCTTCACCGCACAGGGGGCTAAAATGGGCGACCTGATACTGGCTGCCAACGCTATCCTGATCAACTTTCAAACACTGATGGCCTATGCTCTGGATGGTTTTGCCCATGCGGCAGAAGCGCTGGTTGGCCGTGCCATCGGCAAATGTGACCGCAGAGCCCTTAAGCGTGCAATCTATACCGCCGCTTTCTGGTCACTCGGTTTTGCGCTGTTGTTTGTAGCTTTTTATGCACTGGCTGGCCAGTGGATGATCGACCAGCTCAGTGATATTGAGGCGGTCAGATCGGTAGCTAATGAGTATCTTATCTGGTCAATTTTTATGCCGCTGGTAGCGGTGTGGGGTTATCTGTTTGATGGTATTTTTATCGGCGCAACCCGCGCTCGAGAAATGCGCAACACCATGCTAGCCTCAACCCTGCTGGTCTTCTTTCCCGCCTGGTGGCTACTGCAACCCTGGGGAAACCACGGACTGTGGGCCGCTTTGATGCTGTTTATGGTGGCGCGGGGAGCGGCAATGGCGTGGAGCTTCCGGCGATTAACCCGCCGTGGGGTTATCCCCCTTTAA
- the prfB gene encoding peptide chain release factor 2 (programmed frameshift) encodes MLELSPVFKMIDDMLERTATLRGYLDYDTKSEQLVEVERELAESSVWDNPERAQALGRERVALERVVKTIDNMEGGLADAKELLQMASEEDDEESAAALEADLAALESELATLEFRRMFSGEMDANSAYMDIQSGSGGTEAQDWAEMLLRMYLRWGEAQGFAVELMECSPGDVAGVKSATIHFKGEYAFGWLRTETGVHRLVRKSPFDSSSRRHTSFTSVFVSPEVDDDVDIEINPADLRIDTYRASGAGGQHVNRTDSAVRITHLPTNSVVQCQNDRSQHKNKAAAMKQLKAKLYELEMMKRNQEKQALEDTKSDIGWGSQIRSYVLDASRIKDLRTGVETSNTQAVLDGDLNQFIDASLKSGL; translated from the exons ATGTTGGAACTGAGCCCTGTTTTTAAAATGATCGACGATATGCTTGAGCGTACTGCTACGCTGAGGGGGTATCTT GACTACGATACCAAGTCTGAGCAGTTAGTTGAGGTAGAGCGCGAGTTAGCGGAGTCATCGGTGTGGGATAACCCCGAGCGTGCCCAAGCGCTGGGTCGTGAACGTGTTGCGTTAGAGCGCGTGGTAAAAACCATCGATAACATGGAAGGGGGCCTTGCAGATGCCAAAGAGCTGCTGCAAATGGCCTCAGAAGAGGATGATGAAGAGAGTGCGGCGGCGCTAGAGGCTGACCTTGCTGCTCTGGAAAGCGAGCTGGCGACCCTTGAATTTCGTCGGATGTTTTCAGGTGAGATGGATGCCAATAGTGCCTATATGGACATTCAATCAGGCTCGGGTGGTACTGAGGCTCAGGACTGGGCTGAAATGTTGTTGCGGATGTATCTGCGCTGGGGCGAAGCGCAAGGCTTTGCGGTTGAGTTGATGGAGTGCTCCCCCGGTGATGTGGCCGGGGTCAAGAGTGCCACCATACACTTTAAAGGTGAATACGCCTTTGGCTGGTTGCGTACCGAAACCGGCGTGCACCGCTTAGTACGAAAATCACCCTTTGATTCCAGCAGCCGCCGCCATACTTCATTCACTTCGGTTTTTGTCTCCCCCGAGGTCGATGACGATGTGGATATTGAGATCAACCCGGCGGACCTGCGTATCGATACCTACCGCGCCTCCGGTGCCGGTGGTCAGCATGTTAACCGTACCGACTCCGCAGTGCGGATTACTCATCTTCCCACCAACAGCGTGGTGCAGTGCCAGAATGATCGCTCGCAACATAAAAATAAAGCAGCGGCCATGAAACAGCTCAAAGCAAAGCTCTATGAGCTGGAGATGATGAAACGCAACCAAGAGAAGCAGGCGCTGGAAGATACCAAATCTGACATCGGCTGGGGAAGCCAGATTCGCTCCTATGTGCTGGATGCGTCGAGAATCAAAGATCTGCGCACCGGTGTTGAGACCAGTAATACCCAAGCGGTGCTGGACGGCGATCTGAATCAGTTTATAGACGCGTCGCTGAAGAGCGGATTATAG
- the rep gene encoding DNA helicase Rep, producing the protein MKGLNPHQKEAVLYIDTPCLVLAGAGSGKTRVITEKIAYLIQKCGYKPNTIAAVTFTNKAAREMKARVGKLLQGKESRGLKVSTFHTLGLNILKREHKALGYKAGFTIFDAADSAALIKELMHRSFEGDGEMVQQVQWQISSWKNAMISPDLALNQTEGEELKVIAAALYEKYQRNLKAYNAVDFDDLILMPTQLFSQYPEILSRWQTRIRYLLVDEYQDTNGSQYTLVKQIVGQRGCLTVVGDDDQSIYAWRGAQPENMALLKEDFPALKLIKLEQNYRSMGRILKAANALIANNPHVFEKKLWSDKGYGDPLRVLHCRNEEQEAERVVSELLHHKFQNRTQDKDYAILYRSNHQSRLIERMLREHHIPYRLSGGSSFFSKIEIKDMMAYLRLLVNQDDDNAFLRIVNVPRRELGPSTLEKLGSYATLRGISLFAASFEMGLGESLKERQLERLQRFTHWINLQADNAKRGDTLAVIKSVVTEIGYSEWLAESSKNEAQAEKRLQNVYELIEWLGRMLQEGDKSFAEAVASMALLDILDRQNEEEESDAVTLMTLHAAKGLEFPHVFLIGVEEEILPHRNSIENDDIEEERRLAYVGITRAQKTLTFSYAARRKQYGELTACEPSRFLHELPQDDLEWEGRGGDICPEKKKERGKANLANLKSILSKP; encoded by the coding sequence ATGAAAGGTCTTAACCCCCACCAAAAAGAAGCCGTACTCTATATTGATACCCCCTGTCTGGTGTTGGCCGGTGCGGGCAGCGGAAAAACCCGGGTTATTACCGAAAAAATTGCTTACTTGATCCAAAAGTGTGGTTACAAACCCAACACCATTGCTGCCGTCACCTTCACTAACAAAGCCGCCCGTGAAATGAAAGCGCGGGTTGGGAAGCTCCTGCAAGGAAAAGAGTCACGGGGTTTAAAGGTCTCAACCTTCCATACCCTAGGGTTAAACATTCTAAAGCGCGAGCACAAAGCCCTCGGATATAAAGCCGGTTTCACCATTTTTGATGCCGCTGATAGTGCCGCACTGATTAAAGAGCTGATGCACCGCTCATTTGAGGGTGATGGCGAAATGGTACAGCAGGTGCAGTGGCAAATATCCAGCTGGAAAAACGCCATGATCAGCCCCGACCTTGCTCTAAACCAAACCGAAGGTGAAGAGCTAAAAGTGATCGCTGCCGCACTATACGAAAAATACCAACGTAACCTCAAAGCCTATAATGCGGTCGACTTTGATGACCTTATTTTGATGCCGACACAGCTGTTTTCCCAGTATCCCGAAATTCTAAGCCGCTGGCAAACGCGTATTCGCTACCTGTTGGTGGATGAGTATCAAGATACCAATGGTTCACAATACACCCTGGTAAAACAGATCGTCGGTCAGCGTGGTTGCCTGACGGTCGTGGGTGATGATGATCAATCGATTTACGCCTGGCGCGGTGCACAGCCAGAAAATATGGCACTGCTGAAAGAGGATTTCCCCGCGCTAAAACTTATCAAGCTAGAGCAAAACTACCGCTCCATGGGACGTATCCTTAAAGCCGCCAATGCCCTGATCGCCAACAACCCCCATGTATTCGAGAAAAAGCTCTGGTCTGACAAGGGCTATGGTGACCCGCTGCGGGTATTGCATTGTCGAAATGAAGAGCAGGAAGCTGAGCGCGTGGTCTCAGAGCTGCTGCACCACAAATTTCAAAACCGCACTCAGGACAAAGATTACGCGATCCTCTACCGTAGCAACCACCAGTCAAGGCTCATAGAGCGTATGTTGCGAGAGCACCACATCCCCTACCGCCTGAGTGGTGGCAGCTCATTTTTCTCGAAAATCGAGATAAAAGATATGATGGCCTACCTGCGACTGCTCGTGAATCAGGATGATGACAACGCCTTCCTGAGGATAGTCAATGTGCCGCGCCGCGAGTTGGGGCCATCTACCCTCGAAAAATTAGGCAGTTACGCCACCCTGCGCGGCATTAGCTTGTTTGCCGCCAGTTTCGAAATGGGGCTGGGAGAGTCCCTCAAAGAGCGCCAATTAGAGCGGCTGCAACGCTTCACTCACTGGATTAACCTGCAAGCCGACAACGCAAAAAGAGGCGATACCCTGGCGGTGATAAAAAGTGTAGTGACCGAAATCGGCTATTCAGAGTGGCTGGCGGAGAGCAGTAAAAATGAAGCGCAAGCCGAGAAGCGTCTGCAAAATGTGTACGAACTGATTGAATGGTTGGGGCGGATGTTGCAGGAGGGCGACAAATCGTTCGCCGAAGCGGTCGCCAGCATGGCGCTGCTCGACATACTTGACCGCCAAAATGAAGAAGAAGAGAGCGACGCCGTTACTCTGATGACTTTGCACGCTGCAAAAGGGCTCGAATTCCCCCATGTATTTCTAATCGGTGTAGAGGAGGAGATACTGCCACACCGCAACAGCATCGAAAATGATGACATCGAAGAGGAGCGCCGCCTCGCCTATGTTGGCATCACCCGTGCTCAAAAAACCCTCACTTTCAGTTATGCGGCCAGGCGAAAACAGTACGGTGAACTCACCGCCTGCGAGCCTAGCCGCTTTCTGCACGAACTACCACAAGACGATCTCGAATGGGAGGGGCGCGGCGGTGACATCTGTCCGGAAAAGAAAAAAGAGCGCGGGAAAGCCAACCTAGCTAACCTAAAAAGTATACTCAGCAAGCCTTAA
- the lysS gene encoding lysine--tRNA ligase → MNEPEKIEVEDENKLIAERRGKLNELRENGNAFPNDFRRNVVAGELHAKFDALDKAAIDEAEPVRVKVAGRMMLKRVMGKASFATLQDMSGRIQIYVQGKMLPEGGYDEFKKWDIGDIIGVEGVMFRTQKGELSIKADEIRLLTKSLRPLPDKFHGLEDQETRYRQRYVDLIMNDPTRKTFLIRSQCVSFIRRFLEKKGFLEVETPMMQAIPGGATARPFTTQHNALDMELFLRIAPELYLKRLVVGGFEKVFEINRNFRNEGLSTRHNPEFTMLEFYEAYADYNDLMDITEEMLRGLAQEVLGSTTVPYQGDEYDFGKPFTRMTVTDSILHHNPALKPEQLATLDEARKVADTLDIPLKAGYGLGKVQIEIFEKTVEHKLKDPTFITAYPTEVSPLARRNDDNPFVTDRFEFFVGGRELANGFSELNDAEDQAERFRMQVAEKDAGDDEAMHFDEDYIIALEHGLPPTAGEGIGIDRLVMLLTDSPSIRDVLLFPHMRKQG, encoded by the coding sequence ATGAACGAACCAGAAAAAATTGAAGTTGAAGATGAAAACAAGCTGATCGCCGAACGCCGTGGCAAGCTGAATGAACTGCGGGAAAATGGCAACGCTTTCCCGAATGATTTTCGGCGCAACGTGGTGGCAGGCGAGCTACATGCCAAGTTCGATGCGCTGGATAAAGCGGCCATTGATGAGGCCGAGCCGGTGCGGGTGAAAGTGGCCGGTCGCATGATGCTAAAACGTGTGATGGGTAAAGCGAGTTTTGCCACCCTGCAGGATATGTCGGGCCGTATTCAGATCTATGTGCAGGGGAAAATGCTGCCGGAGGGGGGTTACGACGAGTTTAAAAAGTGGGATATTGGAGACATTATCGGTGTTGAAGGGGTGATGTTTCGCACTCAAAAAGGTGAACTCTCTATCAAGGCTGACGAGATTCGTCTGTTAACCAAATCACTGCGTCCATTGCCAGATAAATTTCATGGCCTAGAAGATCAGGAGACCCGCTACCGCCAGCGCTATGTTGACTTGATCATGAATGATCCGACCCGCAAAACCTTCCTGATTCGCAGTCAATGTGTCAGCTTCATTCGCCGTTTTCTGGAAAAAAAGGGCTTCCTTGAAGTCGAAACCCCCATGATGCAGGCGATTCCCGGCGGTGCCACGGCACGCCCTTTCACTACCCAACATAATGCTCTGGATATGGAGCTGTTTCTGCGTATCGCCCCCGAACTCTATCTGAAGCGTTTAGTGGTAGGTGGTTTTGAGAAAGTGTTCGAGATCAACCGCAACTTCCGTAATGAAGGGCTTTCAACCCGCCATAATCCTGAGTTCACTATGCTGGAATTCTACGAAGCGTATGCGGACTATAACGACCTGATGGATATCACCGAAGAGATGCTGCGTGGCTTGGCTCAAGAGGTGTTAGGCAGCACCACAGTTCCCTATCAAGGTGATGAGTATGACTTCGGCAAACCTTTTACCCGCATGACGGTGACCGACTCGATTTTACACCACAACCCAGCGTTAAAACCTGAACAGTTGGCAACACTGGATGAGGCCCGTAAGGTGGCTGATACGTTGGATATTCCGCTCAAGGCAGGTTATGGGCTAGGTAAAGTGCAGATCGAAATTTTCGAAAAAACAGTCGAGCACAAACTAAAAGATCCCACCTTTATCACCGCCTATCCCACCGAGGTTTCACCGTTGGCGCGTCGTAATGATGACAACCCGTTTGTGACCGACCGTTTTGAGTTCTTTGTCGGTGGTCGAGAGCTTGCTAATGGTTTCTCAGAGCTGAATGATGCTGAAGATCAGGCAGAACGGTTCCGTATGCAGGTGGCCGAGAAAGATGCCGGTGATGATGAAGCGATGCACTTTGATGAAGATTACATTATCGCCCTTGAGCACGGCCTGCCACCCACTGCCGGCGAGGGGATCGGAATTGATCGTCTGGTGATGCTGCTGACCGACTCACCCTCAATTAGAGATGTGTTGTTATTTCCCCACATGCGCAAGCAGGGGTAG
- the recJ gene encoding single-stranded-DNA-specific exonuclease RecJ codes for MPLLARIYAARGITHPNQLDNGLNQLLAPALLKGVDGAVARLQQALDQQQRILVVADFDCDGATACAVALRGLAMLGVQHLDYIVPNRFEYGYGLSPEIVAVAATRKPDLIITVDNGIASIEGVTAANQLGIDVLVTDHHLAAAQLPDAIAIVNPNQPGDTFPSKNLAGVGVIFYLLLALRRQLREQQWFVTQQRAEPNLASLLDLVALGTVADVVALDHNNRVLVSQGLARIRSGHCCAGIQAILQVAGRNQSDISSSDLGFMVGPRLNAAGRLDEMSLGIECLLTDDATRAKNIANELDGLNQDRRNIEQGMQQQAMVILNKMELDEALPVGLCLYDESWHQGVVGILASRIKEKLHCPVIAFAPADDGSGQIKGSARSVSGVHIRDVLDAIASRHPGLLNKFGGHAMAAGLTLAAEHFTQFKQLFDQEVQRHLSRDQLRGVIHSDGELAADEFNQATAEQLRHASPWGQAFTEPVFDAVFSLHSRRIVGEKHLKLQLRHAALSQPIDAIAFNKTDHEWPVEVSQVKVAYQLDINEFRGNRSLQLLVRYIEPVKGG; via the coding sequence ATGCCTCTGCTGGCACGCATCTATGCAGCGCGTGGCATAACCCACCCGAACCAGCTTGATAATGGCCTGAACCAATTGCTAGCGCCCGCTCTGCTCAAGGGTGTTGATGGTGCAGTAGCGCGCCTACAACAGGCGCTCGATCAACAGCAGCGCATTCTGGTAGTGGCCGATTTTGACTGTGATGGTGCCACCGCTTGTGCCGTTGCACTGCGTGGTTTAGCGATGCTGGGGGTACAACATCTCGACTATATTGTACCGAATCGCTTTGAATATGGTTATGGCCTCTCACCCGAAATTGTCGCGGTGGCGGCCACGCGCAAGCCAGACCTGATCATCACCGTCGATAATGGTATCGCCAGCATTGAGGGAGTTACCGCCGCCAATCAGTTAGGCATTGATGTGTTGGTAACCGATCATCACCTGGCAGCCGCGCAGCTACCGGATGCCATTGCCATCGTCAACCCCAACCAGCCGGGAGATACCTTCCCCTCCAAAAATCTTGCCGGAGTCGGGGTGATCTTCTATCTGCTATTGGCGCTGCGCCGACAGTTGCGTGAGCAGCAGTGGTTTGTTACTCAGCAACGCGCAGAACCCAACCTGGCATCCCTATTAGATCTGGTTGCCCTGGGCACGGTCGCCGATGTGGTGGCGCTGGACCACAATAACCGGGTTCTGGTCAGCCAGGGGCTGGCGCGTATTCGCAGTGGCCACTGCTGTGCCGGTATTCAGGCTATTTTGCAGGTCGCCGGGCGCAACCAGTCAGATATTAGCTCATCAGATCTCGGCTTTATGGTTGGCCCGCGCCTGAATGCCGCTGGCCGTCTGGATGAGATGTCACTGGGTATTGAGTGCTTGTTAACAGACGATGCCACGCGGGCGAAAAATATAGCTAACGAACTGGATGGACTCAATCAGGATCGGCGCAATATCGAGCAGGGAATGCAGCAACAGGCGATGGTAATACTGAATAAAATGGAGCTGGATGAGGCGCTTCCCGTGGGTCTCTGCCTCTACGATGAAAGCTGGCACCAAGGGGTGGTGGGGATCCTGGCATCACGTATTAAAGAGAAGCTGCACTGTCCAGTGATCGCCTTTGCTCCGGCGGATGACGGCAGTGGCCAGATAAAAGGTTCGGCACGTTCGGTCAGCGGGGTACATATTCGTGATGTGCTGGATGCCATTGCCTCACGCCATCCCGGCCTGCTCAATAAATTTGGTGGCCACGCGATGGCGGCGGGCCTGACACTGGCAGCAGAGCACTTCACGCAGTTTAAACAGCTGTTTGACCAGGAGGTGCAGCGACACCTTAGTCGTGATCAACTGCGTGGTGTTATTCATAGTGATGGCGAGTTGGCGGCAGATGAATTTAACCAGGCAACCGCCGAACAGCTACGCCACGCCAGCCCGTGGGGGCAAGCCTTCACCGAACCGGTATTCGATGCTGTCTTTAGCCTGCACTCACGGCGTATTGTGGGCGAAAAACACCTCAAACTACAGCTGCGCCACGCCGCACTGTCGCAGCCAATTGATGCGATTGCCTTCAACAAAACTGACCACGAATGGCCTGTCGAAGTAAGCCAAGTTAAGGTCGCATATCAGTTGGATATTAATGAGTTTCGCGGCAACCGCAGCTTGCAGCTACTGGTTCGCTATATTGAGCCGGTTAAAGGGGGATAA